The following coding sequences are from one Prionailurus viverrinus isolate Anna chromosome D2, UM_Priviv_1.0, whole genome shotgun sequence window:
- the LBX1 gene encoding transcription factor LBX1, whose translation MTSKEDGKAAPGEERRRSPLDHLPPPANSNKPLTPFSIEDILNKPSVRRSYSLCGAAHLLAAADKHAPGGLPLAGRALLSQTSPLCALEELASKTFKGLEVSVLQAAEGRDGMTIFGQRQTPKKRRKSRTAFTNHQIYELEKRFLYQKYLSPADRDQIAQQLGLTNAQVITWFQNRRAKLKRDLEEMKADVESAKKLGPSGQMDIVALAELEQNSEAAGGGGGGCGRAKSRPGSPALPPGAPQAPGAGPLQLSPASPLTDQPASSQDCSEDEEDEEIDVDD comes from the exons ATGACTTCCAAGGAGGACGGCAAGGCGGCGCCGGGGGAAGAGCGGCGGCGCAGCCCGCTGGATCACCTGCCGCCGCCCGCCAACTCCAACAAGCCGCTGACTCCGTTCAGCATCGAGGACATCCTCAACAAGCCGTCTGTGCGGAGAAGTTACTCGCTGTGCGGGGCGGCGCACCTGCTGGCGGCGGCGGACAAGCACGCGCCGGGCGGCTTGCCCCTGGCGGGCCGCGCGCTGCTCTCGCAGACCTCGCCGCTGTGCGCGCTGGAGGAGCTCGCCAGCAAGACCTTTAAGGGGCTGGAGGTCAGCGTCCTGCAGGCAGCTGAAG GCCGCGACGGGATGACCATCTTTGGGCAGCGACAGACCCCTAAGAAGCGGCGAAAGTCTCGAACAGCCTTCACCAACCACCAGATCTACGAGTTGGAGAAGCGTTTCCTCTACCAGAAGTACCTGTCCCCCGCCGATCGCGACCAAATCGCGCAGCAGCTGGGCCTCACCAACGCTCAGGTCATCACCTGGTTCCAGAATCGGCGCGCCAAGCTCAAGCGGGACCTGGAGGAGATGAAGGCCGACGTGGAGTCCGCCAAGAAACTGGGCCCCAGCGGGCAGATGGACATCGTGGCGCTGGCCGAACTCGAGCAGAACTCGGAGGCCGcgggcggcggtggcggcggctgcGGCAGGGCCAAGTCTAGGCCTGGCTCTCCGGCGCTCCCTCCAGGCGCCCCGCAGGCCCCGGGCGCCGGGCCCCTGCAGCTCTCGCCCGCCTCCCCGCTCACGGACCAGCCGGCCAGCAGCCAGGACTGCTCAGAGGACGAGGAAGACGAAGAGATCGACGTGGACGATTGA